One stretch of Streptomyces sp. MMBL 11-1 DNA includes these proteins:
- a CDS encoding CHAT domain-containing protein, producing MRRSGEVTGWAFLAEVDGARHAGLAVGQAGLSPFTGAGPGGSLFTRAYARGLAVLTSLDGLPFADAVDARWCVHRDTAGVFAVFGPGGLELAYDLGLDLPPGWLETAAGAGSLVLVVSHVLPAAGDMVGVLTDETRRGMVCAGRVRFGPPGRAAAGPPTVTYVLDPVSVLLELALHVGDRVLSLDAAKLRARGMERTRRGLERQLEEAHGLTAEAMLDALTAEASRSRDAPADILHHYWRLVAEVAEECGAESTWRQAALRTVESAAPVLAQRCDRSVFEEADTVAGRLVAELEGSPGQAAALLAAARLRLAVRGPEDRGGDRYAGEGRTVRAAQLAADLYRSPSHRPWSGGEQPLRFDSRLRAEAGRLLRRAAESDDREHGPGSALRPAVLAARAQVLTEDGGVDQETARTAFAALYEAPGAAPPDLLLFLLRSVADDMQGTLVDAVRENVFGSDTGAFLAAYGGAVAARTVDQGVSLARERADRPLLRAALDWADGSGLIRGPAHRRQLTEARLHALPDDPTGCPAPGDPLPRSFPASWPAARRSAALLHAAAHARERRQPALGADLLRQADAGDSAAVRLLTADLYRLAVEVGEPVSDVVPFPWGHSTYAALSYASLGQRDLAQACLLPVLREIPRLRGDALRNAVYAIIVDVPNFDTSGAPALGEVLRDLVHAAVWQLTVEIETLPVALMLGLHQAGKGPEAGAWRRIDGPVTPPPHIGNYVEKLRALESPTAPGGATANLLDVLDADHGPGGEDGGGGGGGNDGGGDGSGGGSAGGGADRGDGGDWSDRGDRGGEEREEFARNLRRRISSFIDDELRSRSAAFVDDAHLWARTAELLDDRTVLLTWFLPTAVNGAAVLLAVTREDSAMIVQLGDTADGGPERAAAYADRHPVADLVEAVRAEVERDPLFGDVTPEGRRLLTGHELPLVAGDRWAAWRARGKDRLLLWPHGALHYLPVALCTAGGRVIADDWAVTTIAGLEALLPAAGPVRPRRTAVLASATGGVPYGLPAEPALEEHARAVAEAVGATVLTGPAATRAALLAELATADVVHLAVHGTMDQDAPWLHCLYLTPDEDDDGRLLAHDFLGLDLSGVRLVTLAACESALGRFDRADNIRGVPAALITAGVQAVVGCLWAVRPEPATYFYHRLHQRAASGEDLESAFRAAQTATRARYSHYRDWGAFTFLLGRSKGAST from the coding sequence GTGCGACGGTCGGGGGAGGTCACGGGCTGGGCGTTCCTGGCGGAGGTGGACGGAGCCCGGCACGCCGGGCTGGCGGTCGGACAGGCGGGGCTCAGCCCGTTCACCGGGGCCGGTCCCGGCGGAAGCCTGTTCACCCGGGCGTACGCGCGAGGGCTGGCCGTGCTCACCTCGCTGGACGGACTGCCGTTCGCCGACGCCGTCGACGCACGGTGGTGCGTCCACCGGGACACGGCGGGCGTCTTCGCCGTCTTCGGCCCCGGCGGCCTGGAGCTGGCGTACGACCTCGGCCTGGACCTGCCGCCCGGCTGGCTGGAGACGGCCGCCGGTGCCGGATCGCTCGTCCTGGTGGTGTCCCACGTGCTGCCGGCCGCGGGCGACATGGTCGGCGTGCTGACCGACGAGACGCGGCGGGGGATGGTCTGCGCCGGACGGGTGCGGTTCGGTCCGCCCGGCCGTGCGGCGGCCGGTCCGCCCACCGTGACGTACGTCCTCGACCCGGTGTCCGTCCTGCTGGAACTGGCGCTCCACGTCGGGGACCGGGTGCTGTCCCTCGACGCGGCCAAGCTGCGGGCCCGGGGGATGGAACGGACGCGGCGCGGACTGGAGCGGCAGCTGGAGGAGGCGCACGGGCTGACCGCCGAGGCGATGCTGGACGCGCTGACCGCGGAGGCGTCCCGGAGCCGGGACGCACCCGCAGACATCCTCCACCACTACTGGCGGCTGGTGGCCGAGGTCGCCGAGGAGTGCGGGGCGGAGTCCACCTGGCGGCAGGCGGCCCTGCGTACGGTCGAGAGCGCGGCGCCGGTTCTGGCGCAGCGCTGCGACCGCTCGGTCTTCGAGGAGGCCGACACGGTGGCGGGCCGCCTCGTCGCGGAGCTGGAGGGCTCCCCGGGCCAGGCGGCAGCCCTCCTGGCGGCCGCCCGGCTGCGGCTGGCGGTACGGGGGCCGGAGGACCGGGGCGGCGACCGGTACGCCGGTGAGGGGCGGACCGTGCGGGCCGCCCAGCTCGCCGCCGACCTGTACCGCTCTCCGTCGCACCGGCCGTGGTCCGGCGGGGAGCAGCCGTTGCGGTTCGACTCGCGGCTGCGGGCGGAGGCGGGCCGACTGCTGCGACGGGCAGCCGAGTCGGACGACCGGGAGCACGGCCCGGGCAGCGCGCTCCGCCCGGCGGTCCTGGCCGCGCGGGCCCAGGTGCTCACGGAGGACGGAGGAGTGGACCAGGAGACCGCGCGAACCGCGTTCGCCGCGCTGTACGAGGCGCCCGGGGCCGCTCCGCCGGACCTCCTGCTCTTCCTGCTCCGCTCGGTGGCCGACGACATGCAGGGCACCCTCGTCGACGCCGTACGCGAGAACGTGTTCGGCTCGGACACGGGGGCCTTCCTCGCCGCGTACGGCGGTGCCGTCGCCGCCCGCACCGTCGACCAGGGCGTCAGCCTCGCCCGGGAACGCGCCGACCGGCCGCTGCTCCGGGCCGCACTGGACTGGGCCGACGGCTCCGGCCTCATCCGGGGCCCCGCGCACCGCAGGCAGCTGACGGAGGCCCGGCTGCACGCACTCCCCGACGACCCCACCGGCTGCCCGGCCCCCGGCGACCCCCTCCCGCGGTCCTTTCCGGCGTCCTGGCCGGCGGCCCGGCGCTCCGCCGCGCTCCTGCACGCCGCCGCCCACGCCCGCGAGCGGCGGCAGCCCGCGCTGGGCGCCGACCTCCTGCGGCAGGCGGATGCGGGCGACAGCGCGGCGGTCAGACTCCTGACGGCGGACCTGTACCGCCTGGCCGTGGAGGTGGGCGAGCCGGTCTCCGACGTGGTCCCCTTCCCGTGGGGCCACTCCACGTACGCCGCTCTCTCCTACGCCTCCCTGGGCCAGCGGGACCTGGCCCAGGCCTGCCTGCTGCCCGTCCTCCGGGAGATACCGCGCCTGCGCGGCGACGCGCTCAGGAACGCCGTGTACGCGATCATCGTGGACGTCCCCAACTTCGACACCAGCGGAGCACCGGCGCTCGGCGAGGTGCTGCGCGACCTCGTCCACGCCGCCGTATGGCAGCTCACCGTCGAGATCGAGACCCTGCCGGTGGCGCTGATGCTCGGCCTCCACCAGGCGGGCAAGGGCCCGGAGGCGGGCGCGTGGCGCCGGATCGACGGCCCGGTCACCCCGCCCCCGCACATCGGGAACTACGTCGAGAAACTCCGTGCCCTGGAGAGCCCCACCGCCCCCGGCGGCGCGACGGCGAACCTGCTCGACGTGCTGGACGCCGACCACGGCCCCGGGGGCGAGGACGGTGGGGGCGGCGGGGGCGGCAATGACGGTGGGGGCGACGGGAGCGGCGGGGGCAGCGCGGGCGGCGGGGCCGACCGGGGCGACGGGGGCGACTGGAGCGACCGGGGCGACCGGGGCGGCGAGGAACGCGAGGAGTTCGCCCGTAACCTGCGTCGGCGCATCTCCTCGTTCATCGACGACGAACTGCGCAGCCGCTCGGCGGCGTTCGTGGACGACGCGCACCTGTGGGCGCGTACGGCGGAGCTGCTGGACGACCGCACGGTCCTGCTCACCTGGTTCCTGCCCACCGCCGTGAACGGCGCGGCCGTCCTGCTCGCCGTCACCCGCGAGGACAGTGCGATGATCGTGCAGCTCGGCGACACCGCCGACGGCGGACCGGAACGGGCCGCTGCCTACGCCGACCGGCACCCCGTCGCCGACCTGGTCGAGGCGGTCCGCGCGGAGGTCGAACGCGACCCGCTCTTCGGCGACGTGACACCGGAGGGCCGCCGACTGCTGACGGGACACGAACTCCCGCTCGTCGCGGGCGACCGGTGGGCCGCGTGGCGCGCCCGGGGCAAGGACCGGCTCCTGCTCTGGCCGCACGGCGCGCTGCACTACCTGCCGGTCGCGCTCTGCACCGCCGGGGGCCGCGTGATCGCCGACGACTGGGCCGTCACCACCATCGCCGGTCTCGAAGCGCTCCTCCCCGCCGCCGGCCCCGTACGCCCGCGCCGCACGGCGGTACTCGCCTCGGCCACCGGCGGCGTCCCCTACGGCCTGCCCGCCGAACCCGCGCTGGAGGAACACGCCAGGGCGGTCGCCGAGGCGGTCGGCGCGACCGTGCTGACCGGCCCGGCCGCCACCCGCGCCGCCCTGCTGGCCGAACTCGCCACGGCCGACGTCGTCCACCTCGCCGTCCACGGCACGATGGACCAGGACGCCCCCTGGCTGCACTGCCTCTACCTCACCCCGGACGAGGACGACGACGGCCGCCTCCTCGCCCACGACTTCCTCGGACTCGACCTGAGCGGCGTCCGCCTGGTCACGCTCGCCGCCTGCGAGTCGGCGCTGGGGCGCTTCGACCGGGCGGACAACATCCGCGGCGTCCCCGCCGCGCTGATCACCGCCGGTGTGCAGGCCGTCGTGGGCTGCCTGTGGGCCGTCCGCCCCGAACCGGCCACGTACTTCTACCACCGCCTGCACCAGCGGGCCGCGTCGGGAGAGGATCTCGAAAGCGCGTTCCGCGCAGCGCAGACCGCCACCCGGGCCCGGTACTCCCACTACCGGGACTGGGGAGCGTTCACCTTCCTACTGGGCCGGAGCAAGGGAGCCAGCACATGA
- the pspAB gene encoding PspA-associated protein PspAB: MGLLDVILGRSKPVRPDLDQLFAVPSAALTLQAATGLAPTGLGSVCFAGVEGGGFARLQEDVRELLDADTERGGIPVEFSRDAYGYTWLLASHPAEDTAGLVNDLHAVNTLLQDGGFGPHLLCSLIGFRDAEGRALALVYLYKRGTFYPFAPLPGGAEKRDNQLELQVRGALGDDLRVEKDLSRWFPVWGAPGL, encoded by the coding sequence GTGGGCCTGCTCGACGTGATCCTCGGCCGGAGCAAGCCCGTCCGCCCCGACCTCGACCAGCTCTTCGCCGTCCCCTCGGCCGCCCTGACCCTCCAGGCCGCCACCGGCCTCGCCCCGACCGGCCTGGGCTCGGTCTGCTTCGCGGGAGTGGAGGGCGGCGGTTTCGCGCGCCTCCAGGAGGACGTACGCGAACTGCTGGACGCGGACACGGAGCGCGGCGGCATTCCGGTGGAGTTCAGCCGGGACGCGTACGGCTACACCTGGCTGCTGGCCAGCCATCCGGCCGAGGACACGGCGGGGCTGGTCAACGACCTCCACGCGGTGAACACCCTGCTCCAGGACGGCGGCTTCGGCCCGCACCTGCTCTGCTCGCTGATCGGTTTCCGGGACGCGGAGGGGCGGGCTCTCGCCCTGGTCTACCTGTACAAGCGCGGGACCTTCTATCCGTTCGCGCCGCTGCCCGGAGGCGCCGAGAAACGGGACAACCAGCTGGAGCTCCAGGTCAGGGGCGCCCTCGGCGACGACCTCCGGGTGGAGAAGGACCTGTCCCGGTGGTTCCCCGTGTGGGGGGCGCCGGGGCTGTGA
- the htpX gene encoding zinc metalloprotease HtpX, whose amino-acid sequence MPRARSRYAPDRGLTGRMVTTMFLIGLLYVVFVGVLLAALRGSWPIILVITGGLFIAQFWFSDRIAAYGMGAREVTPEQAPELHGTIDRICALADMPKPKVAIAESDVPNAFATGRSEKTALVCATTGLLRRLEPQELEGVLAHEMSHVAHRDVAVMTIASFLGVLAGIITRIALWGGFARSRPGNDPAGILLLLIPLISAVVYAISFLLTRLLSRYRELSADRAAALLTGRPSALASALTKVSGQMARIPTEDLRKAEPYNAFYFMPAFSAKESLGRLFSSHPTLEQRLDQLSRISADLSR is encoded by the coding sequence ATGCCACGAGCCCGTTCGCGTTACGCCCCCGACCGGGGCCTGACCGGTCGCATGGTGACCACCATGTTCCTGATCGGCCTGCTCTACGTCGTCTTCGTGGGCGTGCTCCTCGCGGCCCTGCGGGGCTCCTGGCCGATCATCCTGGTCATCACGGGCGGCCTGTTCATCGCCCAGTTCTGGTTCAGCGACCGCATCGCCGCGTACGGCATGGGAGCCCGCGAGGTCACCCCCGAGCAGGCCCCCGAGCTGCACGGCACCATCGACCGCATCTGTGCCCTGGCCGACATGCCCAAACCCAAGGTCGCCATCGCCGAGAGCGACGTACCGAACGCGTTCGCCACCGGCCGCAGTGAGAAGACGGCCCTGGTCTGCGCGACGACGGGCCTCCTGCGCCGACTGGAGCCGCAGGAGCTGGAGGGGGTCCTCGCCCACGAGATGTCGCACGTCGCCCACCGGGACGTGGCCGTCATGACGATCGCCTCGTTCCTCGGGGTGCTGGCGGGCATCATCACCCGTATCGCCCTGTGGGGCGGCTTCGCGCGCAGCAGACCGGGCAACGATCCGGCGGGCATCCTGCTCCTGCTGATCCCGCTGATCAGCGCCGTCGTGTACGCGATCAGCTTCCTGCTGACCCGGCTGCTCTCCCGCTACCGCGAGCTGTCCGCCGACCGGGCCGCCGCCCTGCTCACCGGCCGGCCCTCCGCGCTCGCCTCCGCCCTGACGAAGGTCAGCGGGCAGATGGCCCGCATCCCGACGGAGGACCTGCGGAAGGCGGAGCCGTACAACGCGTTCTACTTCATGCCGGCGTTCTCCGCGAAGGAGAGCCTGGGCCGGCTGTTCTCCTCCCACCCGACGCTGGAGCAGCGCCTGGACCAGCTGTCCCGCATCTCCGCCGACCTGTCCCGCTGA